The following DNA comes from Streptomyces globosus.
GGGCGGCGACCGGCGGTGGCACTGCGTTGGTGCTCCCTGCCGCGCTGGATCATGCTGGTGTGTGGAGCCCCTGGCCGTGCAGGTTCCCGTGGGACAGCGGCAGGGGAACGAACGAGGGCGAGATGAGCGGCGATGGAGCGACTTCCCACCTCTCCTGGTGACCGGCCTGCGGGTACGGAGGCGCCGTCCGGGCCGGCGTACACGGCCGCGGCGACCGTCAACGAGCAGGGCGTCGTCACCGAGTGGAGCGAGGGCGCGCGCCGGCTGCTCGGCTACGAGGCCTCCGAGACGGTGGGCCGGCCGGCCGCCGGGCTGCTCGCGGACGATCCGGCCGAGTCGGCGCGGAGGTTGGCGCCCTGGCAGGACCGGTGGAGCGGCACCGTCGCGCTGCGGCACCGGGACGGCCACCGGCTGGAGGCGGGGCTGCTCGCGCACCGCTGGACCTCGAGCGGCGGAACGGCGAAGTGGTTCGTGGTGTCCGCAGTGACGGGCGCGCCGGGCCTCGGCTGGGGCGAGCCGCTGCGGGAGTGGGCCTTCGCCCAGTCGCCCTGCTTCCTCGCGGTCTTCGACCAGGACCTGCGGCTGGTGCGGGCGAACGCCGGAATGGAGCGGACCCTGTCCCTGACGGAGCCGGAGATGCTGGGACTGCGCCTGCCGGAGATCGCGCCGGACCCGGTGAGCGACGAGACGGAGCGGCGGATGCGGCAGGTGCTGGAGACCGGGGAGCCGCAGGTCGTGGACGCCTTCATCCGGCCGGCCGGGGCGAGCACCGAGCACGGCTGGGTGACCTCGCTGGCCCCGCTGCGGGACCCGGAGGGCCGCGTGCACGCCGTGTGCCTCGCCGCGCACGACAGGACGGGCATCGAGGGGACCCGGCAGCAGGTGCTCGTCCCGCAGGACGACGCCGCCACGCGCATCGGCACCACGCTGGACAGCTCGCGCACGGCGCAGGAGCTGGCCGACGTCGCGGTGCCCCGGCTCGCGGACTTCGCCGTCGTCGACCTGCTGGACCCCCCGCCGCGCGGCGACGAGCCGTCGTCCGGGCTGTCGGCCGGGCCGGTCGCGGTGTGCCGGATGGCGGTGCAGTCGATCCTGGAGGGCAGCCCGGAGTCACGGGTGTCGGTCGGGGAGACGACGGTGTACCCGCCGCTGTCCCCGGCGGCCGAGTGCCTGGCGGCCGGGCGCGGCGCCGTGTACGCGACGTCGGACCCGGCGATCGCCGCGTGGGCGGCCGAGGACCCCGGCGCGTCCTGGATCAGCGAGTACGGGACGCACTCGACGATGGTCGTCCCGATGCGCGCCGACGGGATCACGCTGGGCGTGGCGGTGTTCGGCCGGCACCAGCACCGGGAGCCGTTCCAGTCGGAGGACCTGTGGGCGGCCGAGGAGCTGGCGACGCGCGCCGCCGTCAGCATCCACAACGCGCGCCGGTACACCCGCGAGCACACGACCACGATGACACTCCAGCGCAGCCTGCTCCCGCAGACGCTGCCGGACCAGGCCGCCCTGGACATCTCCTCGCGCTACCTGCCCGCCGGCGGGGAGGCCGGGGTGGGCGGCGACTGGTTCGACGTGATCCCGCTGTCCGGGGCGCGTGTCGCCCTGGTGGTGGGCGACGTCGTGGGGCACGGCATCCGGGCCACGGCGACGATGGGCCGGCTGCGGACCGCGGTGCGCACCCTGGCCGACGTGGACCTGCCGCCCGACGAGCTGCTGACCTACCTCGACGACCTCGTCCTGCACCTGTCCGCCGACGACGGCGACCGGCAGGGCACCGGGGAGGCGGCGCTCGGCATCGGCACCACCTGCCTGTACGTGGTCTACGACCCGGTGACCCGGGGCTGCACCGTCGCCCGGGCCGGGCACCCGCCGCCGGCCGTGGTCTCGCCGGAGGGGTCGGTGTACCTGCTGGACGTGCCGGCCGGGCCGCCGCTGGGCCTGGGCGGCCTGCCGTTCGAGACGGTGGAGACGGAGCTGCCGGAGGGCAGCCTGCTCGCCCTCTACACCGACGGCCTGCTCCAGGCGCGCGACCACGACATCGACGAGGCGCTGGACAGCATGTTCGGGGCGCTCGCCCGGCCGGCCTCGACGCTGGACACGGTGTGCGACAGGGTGCTGACGGCGATGCTCTCGCACCAGCCCGACGACGACGTGGCGCTGCTCGTGGCGCGGACGCGGGCGCTGCACGCGGACCAGGTCGTGGTGTGGGACCTCTCCTCCGATCCGTCCGTGGTGGGGCAGGCCCGCCGCAACGCCGCCGAGCAGCTGGCGGCGTGGGGGCTGGAGGAGGCGTCGTTCGTCACGGAGCTGCTGGTCAGCGAGCTGGTGACGAACGCGATCCGGTACGGGGAGCCGCCGATCCAGCTGCGCCTGATCCACGAGGGGAAGACGCTGATCTGCGAGGTCTCCGACGCGAGCAGCACGGCCCCGCACATGCGGCGGGCCCGGACCTTCGACGAGGGCGGGCGGGGTCTGCTGCTGGTCGCGCAGCTCGCCCGGCGCTGGGGCACGCGGCACGCCGCGGTGGGCAAGACGATCTGGGCGGAGCAGTCCCTCCTGGGGTTCTGACCAGCGGACGGGGCGCCTGTGACGCGCCTGTGACAGTCGGGGGACACGGCGGTGAAGGTCCCGAGCCAGGCTTTTCCATAAGAGACAAAAGGGACATTCAGTAACGAGTCCCTCTGCTTCCGAGGACGTGAGCAGTGACGGCCGAGCCCATTCGGCGGAGGAAAAGCCATGAGCCTCACACTCACCACCCCCACCGTGCACGACGAGACCACCGCCGCCGCCCTGGCCCCGCGTGAGCAGGAGACGCTGCGGCACATCGCCGCCGGGCGCACCTACCTCCAGACCGCCCGCCACATGGGCCTCTCCAAGCACACGGTCGACGCCTACCTGCGGCGGATCCGCGCCAAGCTGGGCGTCAACAGCACGGCGGAGCTGACCCGGCTGGCCATCGCCCTGGGGCTGTGACGGCGGGGCGAGGGCGGCCCGCCGGCTGAAGCGGGAAGGGGTGAGGAGGAGGGGGCGGGGGCGGGGGCGGGGTAAGGTCACGTCCCTCCGGGCGTGCCGCCGAAGACCGGCCGGGCCCACTCCGGCGGCTCCGGCGG
Coding sequences within:
- a CDS encoding SpoIIE family protein phosphatase is translated as MERLPTSPGDRPAGTEAPSGPAYTAAATVNEQGVVTEWSEGARRLLGYEASETVGRPAAGLLADDPAESARRLAPWQDRWSGTVALRHRDGHRLEAGLLAHRWTSSGGTAKWFVVSAVTGAPGLGWGEPLREWAFAQSPCFLAVFDQDLRLVRANAGMERTLSLTEPEMLGLRLPEIAPDPVSDETERRMRQVLETGEPQVVDAFIRPAGASTEHGWVTSLAPLRDPEGRVHAVCLAAHDRTGIEGTRQQVLVPQDDAATRIGTTLDSSRTAQELADVAVPRLADFAVVDLLDPPPRGDEPSSGLSAGPVAVCRMAVQSILEGSPESRVSVGETTVYPPLSPAAECLAAGRGAVYATSDPAIAAWAAEDPGASWISEYGTHSTMVVPMRADGITLGVAVFGRHQHREPFQSEDLWAAEELATRAAVSIHNARRYTREHTTTMTLQRSLLPQTLPDQAALDISSRYLPAGGEAGVGGDWFDVIPLSGARVALVVGDVVGHGIRATATMGRLRTAVRTLADVDLPPDELLTYLDDLVLHLSADDGDRQGTGEAALGIGTTCLYVVYDPVTRGCTVARAGHPPPAVVSPEGSVYLLDVPAGPPLGLGGLPFETVETELPEGSLLALYTDGLLQARDHDIDEALDSMFGALARPASTLDTVCDRVLTAMLSHQPDDDVALLVARTRALHADQVVVWDLSSDPSVVGQARRNAAEQLAAWGLEEASFVTELLVSELVTNAIRYGEPPIQLRLIHEGKTLICEVSDASSTAPHMRRARTFDEGGRGLLLVAQLARRWGTRHAAVGKTIWAEQSLLGF
- a CDS encoding response regulator transcription factor; this encodes MSLTLTTPTVHDETTAAALAPREQETLRHIAAGRTYLQTARHMGLSKHTVDAYLRRIRAKLGVNSTAELTRLAIALGL